A region of Micromonospora chokoriensis DNA encodes the following proteins:
- a CDS encoding ATP-binding protein produces MLLRVLGPLEVEVDTGGPVDLGGPRQRAVLALLLAARGEVVSVGRMIEDLWRGDPPPRAIASLQAYVSHLRRLLEPARERRAPARVLVTAPPGYAIRVSTDAVDAGRFEALLADARAVNAADPGRARRLLGTGLDLWRGPAYAEFVEEAWAQPEVLRLEELRLAARELLLDATVRGGDAAEAVPEAEALTRQAPLREESWRLLALALWRTGRQGDALAALRRARATLADQLGLDPGPALVELESAILGQRLDLLPPVVATAARIVAPPPPTEEVFVGREAELAALGQAAAECVTSGPRVAIVSGEAGAGKTTVLSRFRDELSSRGWLVAVGRCPEVEGAPPAWPWVEALRQLAEEAPPEGFASALAPLLGGGDGGSGGDVAAGRFRLHHAVGAWLDATALRRPVAVVLDDLHAADAETLLLLNSVTELTTGTVLFVAAMRPTDNRERLADTMAVLARRSPHRIQLGGLSTAEVERLLGVLARTTLDSDTVAALTERTGGNPFYVRESARLLAAEGTLVATSDVPEGVRDVLRRRLARLPSSAVSVLRLAATLGREADLPTLVDAADVDEASTLEAVEVGLTAGLLTEPAPGRVRFVHGLVRDTIYTDLSQLRRTRLHARVADATRRLAPADYPSLAYHYARAASADTAPLAVDYAIRAAELAERRYAYDTAIEVLGNALDAAATVAGDRDALRVDLLGRLLRAQARAGAVAAARATRARAIDVAAASGRDDLLVAAFTAWTVPTPWLTHAYGVVDHRVVELLTRLLRTDDLEPVARCRLLDALATELDGEADPRGAASGREALALSRRLGDPELRALGLAARIRTMSYERDATHRRELALHLRDLADDHGLVTYRSVAEQVLGHCAAALNEPDELRASVARHGWLAGTYQLHEAQVIHLCALGALAHVAGDFVAARRHYDEVAVQMRRQGSLHAEAFHYFSVATLLISQGRIGEHVEATRRVRESLGPIVDDLLALALIGSGRVDEARAMPLGRHTYRPDYFESALLSVRGMVIVALGRRDLAPPVIDALLPVRDQLAGFATTAAVLRPVALTLGELFQLLGRGEEATRHFTLAAGVARRWESPHWLAAATAALAG; encoded by the coding sequence ATGCTGCTACGGGTGCTCGGGCCGCTCGAGGTCGAGGTCGACACCGGCGGACCGGTCGACCTCGGTGGCCCCCGCCAACGCGCCGTGCTCGCGCTGCTGTTGGCGGCCCGAGGCGAGGTCGTCTCCGTCGGTCGGATGATCGAGGATCTGTGGCGGGGTGACCCACCGCCACGGGCGATCGCCTCTCTCCAGGCGTACGTCTCGCACCTGCGCCGCCTGTTGGAACCGGCCCGCGAACGGCGGGCGCCGGCGCGGGTCCTGGTCACCGCCCCACCCGGCTACGCGATCCGGGTGTCCACCGACGCCGTCGACGCCGGTCGGTTCGAGGCGCTGCTCGCCGACGCGCGCGCTGTCAACGCCGCCGACCCGGGCCGGGCACGCCGGCTGTTGGGCACCGGACTCGACCTGTGGCGCGGCCCCGCGTACGCCGAGTTCGTGGAGGAGGCGTGGGCGCAGCCGGAGGTGCTGCGGTTGGAGGAGTTGCGCCTCGCCGCCCGGGAGCTGCTGCTCGACGCGACAGTGCGCGGTGGCGACGCGGCCGAGGCGGTGCCGGAGGCGGAGGCGCTGACCCGGCAGGCGCCGCTGCGGGAGGAGAGTTGGCGGCTGCTCGCGCTGGCGTTGTGGCGTACCGGCCGGCAGGGCGACGCCCTCGCGGCGCTGCGTCGGGCCCGGGCGACGCTGGCCGACCAGCTCGGTCTGGATCCGGGCCCGGCCCTGGTCGAGCTGGAGTCCGCGATCCTGGGCCAGCGCCTCGACCTGCTCCCGCCGGTGGTCGCGACGGCCGCACGGATCGTCGCACCGCCACCGCCGACCGAGGAGGTGTTCGTCGGACGGGAGGCCGAACTGGCGGCTCTCGGGCAGGCGGCCGCCGAGTGCGTGACCAGCGGGCCGCGGGTCGCGATCGTCAGCGGCGAGGCCGGCGCGGGCAAGACGACGGTGCTCAGCCGGTTCCGGGACGAACTCAGCTCACGCGGCTGGCTGGTCGCCGTCGGTCGCTGTCCGGAGGTCGAGGGCGCGCCGCCGGCCTGGCCGTGGGTCGAGGCGCTGCGGCAGCTCGCCGAGGAGGCGCCGCCGGAGGGTTTCGCGTCGGCGCTCGCCCCGCTGCTCGGCGGCGGCGACGGCGGGTCGGGTGGTGACGTCGCCGCCGGTCGGTTCCGGTTGCACCACGCCGTCGGCGCGTGGTTGGACGCGACAGCGCTCCGCCGGCCGGTGGCTGTCGTCCTCGACGACCTGCACGCCGCCGACGCCGAGACGCTGCTCCTGCTGAACAGCGTCACCGAGCTGACCACCGGCACCGTGCTGTTCGTCGCGGCGATGCGGCCCACGGACAACCGCGAGCGGCTCGCGGACACGATGGCCGTCCTGGCCCGCCGGTCACCGCACCGGATCCAGTTGGGGGGCCTGAGCACGGCCGAGGTCGAACGGCTGCTCGGCGTGCTGGCCCGGACCACCCTCGACTCGGACACCGTCGCCGCGCTGACCGAACGCACCGGCGGGAACCCGTTCTACGTCCGGGAGTCGGCGCGGCTGCTCGCCGCCGAGGGCACGCTCGTCGCCACCTCCGACGTGCCGGAGGGGGTACGCGACGTGTTGCGCCGCCGACTCGCCCGCCTGCCGTCGTCCGCGGTCTCGGTGCTGCGTCTCGCCGCCACGCTGGGGCGGGAGGCGGACCTACCGACACTTGTCGACGCCGCCGACGTCGACGAGGCGTCCACCCTCGAAGCCGTGGAGGTCGGACTGACCGCCGGCCTGCTCACCGAACCGGCCCCCGGGCGGGTGCGCTTCGTGCACGGCCTGGTCCGCGACACCATCTACACCGACCTGTCCCAGCTACGCCGGACCCGCCTGCACGCCCGGGTCGCGGACGCCACCCGCCGACTGGCACCCGCTGACTACCCGTCGCTGGCCTACCACTACGCCCGCGCCGCGTCGGCCGACACCGCTCCACTCGCCGTCGACTACGCCATCCGCGCCGCGGAGCTGGCCGAGCGGCGGTACGCGTACGACACCGCCATCGAGGTGCTCGGCAACGCGCTCGACGCCGCCGCGACGGTCGCCGGGGACCGCGACGCGCTGCGGGTCGACCTGCTCGGCCGGTTGTTACGTGCCCAGGCTCGCGCCGGTGCGGTGGCCGCCGCCCGGGCGACCCGCGCCCGGGCGATCGACGTCGCCGCCGCGTCCGGTCGGGACGATCTGCTGGTCGCGGCGTTCACCGCGTGGACCGTCCCGACACCGTGGTTGACGCACGCGTACGGCGTGGTGGACCACCGGGTCGTGGAGCTGCTGACCCGGCTCCTGCGTACCGACGATCTGGAACCGGTCGCCCGCTGCCGACTGCTCGACGCGCTGGCCACCGAGTTGGACGGCGAGGCGGACCCTCGGGGCGCGGCGTCCGGGCGGGAGGCTCTGGCGTTGTCGCGGCGACTGGGCGATCCCGAACTGCGCGCCCTCGGGCTGGCCGCGCGGATCCGCACCATGAGCTACGAACGCGACGCCACGCACCGCCGGGAACTGGCCCTGCACCTGCGTGACCTCGCCGACGACCACGGGTTGGTCACCTATCGGTCGGTCGCCGAACAGGTGCTCGGCCACTGCGCCGCCGCGCTCAACGAGCCGGACGAGCTTCGTGCCAGTGTCGCCCGACACGGCTGGCTGGCCGGGACGTACCAGCTCCACGAGGCGCAGGTGATCCACCTGTGTGCCCTGGGCGCCCTCGCCCACGTCGCCGGTGACTTCGTCGCCGCGCGGCGACACTACGACGAGGTCGCCGTGCAGATGCGGCGGCAGGGTTCGCTGCACGCCGAGGCATTCCACTACTTCTCCGTGGCGACCCTCCTGATCAGCCAGGGACGCATCGGCGAGCATGTGGAGGCCACCCGGCGGGTCCGCGAGTCGTTGGGGCCGATCGTGGACGACCTGCTGGCACTGGCGCTGATCGGGAGCGGGCGGGTGGACGAGGCGCGGGCCATGCCGCTCGGGAGGCACACCTACCGCCCCGACTACTTCGAGTCGGCGCTGCTCAGCGTACGCGGAATGGTCATCGTGGCACTGGGCCGACGGGACCTGGCCCCACCGGTGATCGACGCCCTGCTGCCGGTACGCGACCAACTGGCCGGTTTCGCCACCACCGCCGCCGTGCTGCGCCCGGTCGCGTTGACGCTCGGGGAACTGTTTCAGCTGCTGGGACGCGGCGAGGAGGCGACGCGGCACTTCACGCTGGCGGCCGGGGTGGCCCGCCGGTGGGAGTCGCCGCACTGGCTGGCCGCGGCCACGGCGGCGCTGGCCGGCTGA
- a CDS encoding adenylate/guanylate cyclase domain-containing protein produces the protein MSEERRIVTVLFADIVGSTGLVDRLDPEDVRALQRAYFDTVAGVLHRWQGVVEKYVGDAVMALFGARHSDGFDAYRAVRAGLEIQAALDRRPMVGDIRLRVRVGVATGEVVVDLGGAVRGGHGVASGAVITTAARLQEYAEPGSVALCAATARATAGLINQRQLAAVPVAGRVPPMPVWHAVGLVRPGTACHDGPLIGRRRELATIRDQVSGAIRERSPRWLSVVGPTGSGRSRLLHELTRGLTTVDGVSVRWCVATCQPYPDQVLAPAADLLRGLAGVRHGDGPAVVHDRLVATLTSLFPPERVAAAIPALQRFLTTPDSSSAALAGAAICRDVLLRLAADQPLVVAVDDVDRAAPAMSRFLHALFGAATARGLPLALITVHQPQWADTRPSPARRMTIGPLATVESGRLLRHLLSRAGQPVALAERLLPLVGGRPGHAAAYVASLVDGADPAALPLPEALRRVAGAELDHLDGERRAVLMAAGTLGGVISGAAVDRALGWTPGRSAPALRKMVAAGLLLPHRGGGYTFAAPALRQVAAERLPRALRAVFGRRVAAVVGTDTVHPDVVLSDVDRACADPAGAGRAGLSGTAVRRADVVPRAEVVSLDAVRRRSGVPSTRGSTTPTSAGGHRTAGADRAAAAIRVAPAVPGPTEHTAPADVGRPPGVVRALPRPPVTRWLDGLAASA, from the coding sequence GTGTCGGAGGAGAGACGCATCGTCACCGTCCTCTTCGCCGACATCGTCGGCTCCACGGGTCTGGTGGACCGACTCGACCCGGAGGACGTCCGCGCCCTGCAACGGGCCTACTTCGACACCGTCGCCGGCGTGCTGCACCGCTGGCAGGGAGTCGTGGAGAAGTACGTCGGCGACGCGGTGATGGCCCTCTTCGGCGCCCGGCACTCGGACGGCTTCGACGCGTACCGGGCGGTGCGCGCCGGGCTCGAGATCCAGGCCGCGCTGGACCGTCGGCCGATGGTCGGCGACATCAGGCTGCGCGTCCGCGTCGGTGTCGCCACCGGTGAGGTCGTGGTCGACCTGGGCGGCGCCGTCAGGGGCGGGCACGGCGTGGCCAGCGGCGCGGTGATCACCACGGCGGCCCGCCTCCAGGAGTACGCGGAGCCCGGCTCGGTGGCGCTCTGCGCGGCCACCGCACGGGCCACCGCGGGCCTGATCAACCAGCGTCAGCTGGCGGCGGTGCCGGTCGCCGGACGGGTGCCTCCGATGCCCGTCTGGCACGCCGTCGGCCTGGTACGCCCCGGCACCGCCTGCCACGACGGCCCGCTGATCGGCCGTCGCCGCGAACTGGCCACCATCCGCGACCAGGTGAGCGGGGCCATCCGCGAGCGCAGCCCGAGGTGGCTGTCGGTGGTGGGTCCGACCGGCAGTGGCCGCAGCCGACTGCTGCACGAGTTGACCCGGGGACTGACCACGGTGGACGGGGTGTCGGTGCGGTGGTGTGTGGCGACCTGCCAGCCGTACCCCGATCAGGTCCTGGCCCCGGCCGCCGACCTGCTCCGCGGCCTCGCGGGCGTGCGGCACGGCGACGGCCCGGCGGTGGTCCACGACCGACTGGTCGCCACCCTGACGTCGCTGTTCCCGCCGGAGCGCGTCGCGGCGGCGATCCCGGCCCTGCAGCGGTTCCTCACCACACCGGACAGCTCGTCGGCGGCGCTCGCGGGGGCGGCGATCTGCCGGGACGTCCTGTTGCGCCTGGCCGCCGACCAGCCGCTGGTCGTCGCCGTGGACGACGTGGACCGGGCGGCGCCCGCGATGAGCCGTTTCCTGCACGCGTTGTTCGGCGCGGCGACGGCGCGCGGGTTGCCGCTCGCCCTGATCACGGTGCACCAACCGCAGTGGGCCGACACCCGGCCGAGCCCGGCGCGACGGATGACGATCGGGCCACTCGCCACGGTGGAGTCCGGTCGACTGCTGCGCCACCTGCTCAGCCGGGCCGGGCAACCGGTGGCGCTGGCCGAGAGGTTGCTGCCGCTGGTGGGGGGTCGCCCCGGGCACGCGGCGGCGTACGTCGCGTCGCTGGTGGACGGCGCCGACCCGGCGGCGCTCCCCCTGCCCGAGGCGCTACGCCGGGTCGCCGGGGCGGAGCTGGACCACCTCGACGGCGAGCGACGGGCCGTGCTGATGGCCGCCGGCACCCTCGGCGGTGTGATCTCCGGCGCGGCCGTCGACCGGGCCCTCGGCTGGACGCCCGGCCGGTCCGCGCCCGCGCTCCGAAAGATGGTCGCCGCCGGGCTCCTGCTCCCCCACCGCGGTGGCGGGTACACGTTCGCCGCGCCCGCGCTGCGTCAGGTCGCCGCCGAGCGCCTGCCCCGCGCGTTGCGGGCCGTCTTCGGCCGCCGCGTCGCCGCCGTCGTGGGCACCGACACCGTCCACCCGGACGTCGTGCTCTCCGACGTCGACCGCGCCTGCGCCGACCCGGCAGGCGCCGGACGTGCCGGGCTCAGCGGCACCGCCGTACGGCGTGCCGACGTCGTACCCCGCGCCGAGGTCGTGTCCCTCGATGCCGTTCGTCGCCGAAGCGGCGTGCCGTCGACCCGAGGGTCCACGACGCCGACTTCTGCCGGCGGGCATCGGACGGCCGGTGCGGACCGGGCCGCGGCGGCGATCCGCGTCGCACCTGCGGTGCCGGGGCCAACCGAACACACCGCGCCTGCCGACGTCGGGAGACCACCCGGGGTGGTGCGCGCCCTGCCACGCCCTCCGGTGACCCGCTGGCTGGACGGACTGGCCGCCTCGGCCTGA
- a CDS encoding class I SAM-dependent methyltransferase produces the protein MTTTAYDEYVRSHWSGRAAAYDRSLAALCAHPASSLLDAAHVGAGTRVLDVGTGSGTVAGSASARGAVVVAVDAEPSMVELTRRRVPSAEEVRLAALPRLPFTSGSFDAAVANFVINHVGDPRAAVDELRRVVRPAGRIAVTIWPDPPPEAQSLWGEVFDAAGVGRPSAPTVDADRDFPRTPDGLGGLLDAAGLADVRCETITWAHRTDPEAWWNGPANGISKPGLVLVAQPPDVLARIRAAYDEVTAPYRDADGLLALPTAALLASATVP, from the coding sequence ATGACGACGACTGCCTACGACGAGTACGTGCGGTCGCACTGGTCCGGGCGGGCTGCCGCGTACGACCGCAGCCTCGCCGCGCTCTGCGCCCACCCGGCGTCCTCGTTGTTGGACGCCGCGCACGTCGGCGCGGGCACCCGCGTGCTCGACGTCGGCACCGGTTCCGGGACCGTGGCCGGGTCGGCGAGCGCGCGTGGCGCGGTCGTCGTCGCCGTCGACGCCGAACCCAGCATGGTGGAGTTGACGCGCCGCCGTGTCCCGTCGGCCGAGGAGGTACGACTCGCGGCCCTGCCCCGCCTCCCGTTCACCTCCGGATCCTTCGACGCAGCCGTGGCGAACTTCGTGATCAACCACGTGGGTGATCCGCGCGCGGCGGTCGACGAGCTGCGCCGGGTCGTCCGGCCCGCCGGTCGGATCGCGGTGACCATCTGGCCCGACCCTCCGCCCGAGGCGCAGAGCCTGTGGGGAGAGGTCTTCGACGCCGCCGGGGTCGGCCGTCCGAGCGCGCCGACGGTGGACGCGGACCGGGACTTCCCGCGTACCCCGGATGGCCTTGGCGGGTTGCTCGACGCTGCCGGTCTCGCCGACGTGCGGTGCGAGACGATCACCTGGGCGCACCGCACCGACCCCGAGGCGTGGTGGAACGGCCCGGCCAACGGCATCAGCAAGCCCGGTCTGGTGCTGGTTGCCCAACCTCCGGATGTGCTGGCCCGCATCCGGGCCGCGTACGACGAGGTGACTGCTCCCTACCGGGACGCGGACGGTCTGCTCGCGCTGCCCACGGCGGCGCTGCTGGCCTCGGCTACCGTGCCCTAG